The following are from one region of the Molothrus aeneus isolate 106 chromosome 7, BPBGC_Maene_1.0, whole genome shotgun sequence genome:
- the PSMD14 gene encoding 26S proteasome non-ATPase regulatory subunit 14 yields MDRLLRLGGGMPGLGQGPPTDAPAVDTAEQVYISSLALLKMLKHGRAGVPMEVMGLMLGEFVDDYTVRVIDVFAMPQSGTGVSVEAVDPVFQAKMLDMLKQTGRPEMVVGWYHSHPGFGCWLSGVDINTQQSFEALSERAVAVVVDPIQSVKGKVVIDAFRLINANMMVLGHEPRQTTSNLGHLNKPSIQALIHGLNRHYYSITINYRKNELEQKMLLNLHKKSWMEGLTLQDYSEHCKLNETVVKEMLELAKNYNKAVEEEDKMTPEQLAIKNVGKQDPKRHLEEHVDVLMTSNIVQCLAAMLDTVVFK; encoded by the exons GGGCCACCAACAGATGCTCCTGCAGTCGATACAGCGGAACAGGTTTATATCTCTTCCCTTGCACTGCTGAAA ATGTTGAAGCATGGTCGTGCTGGTGTCCCTATGGAAGTTATGGGTCTGATGCTTGGGGAATTTGTTGATGATTATACTGTGAGAGTGATTGATGTTTTTGCAATGCCACAGTCTGGAACG GGTGTCAGTGTGGAGGCAGTTGATCCTGTATTTCAAGCAAAAATGTTGGATATGCTGAAACAGACGGGAAG ACCTGAGATGGTAGTTGGTTGGTATCATAGTCATCCTGGCTTTGGCTGTTGGTTGTCTGGTGTAGATATCAATACTCAGCAGAGCTTTGAAGCCTTATCAGAAAGAGCTGTTGCTGTGGTGGTGGATCCCATTCAGAGTGTAAAAGGAAAG GTTGTTATTGATGCCTTCAGATTGATCAATGCTAATATGATGGTCTTAGGACATGAACCACGACAAACAACTTCAAATCTGGGTCACCTAAACAAGCCATCTATCCAG GCACTAATCCATGGACTAAACAGACATTACTATTCCATCACCATCAACTACAGGAAGAATGAACTAGAACAGAAG atGCTGCTAAATTTGCATAAGAAGAGTTGGATGGAAGGTTTGACACTTCAGGACTACAGTGAACATTGCAAACTCAATGAAACAGTAGTGAAGGAGATGTTAGAATTAGCTAAGAATTATAACAAG GCTGTTGAAGAAGAAGATAAGATGACACCTGAACAGCTGGCAATAAAAAATGTTGGCAAGCAG GACCCTAAACGTCATTTAGAAGAGCATGTGGATGTGCTGATGACCTCAAACATTGTCCAGTGTTTAGCTGCTATGTTGGATACGGTTGTATTTAAATAA